One segment of Coffea arabica cultivar ET-39 chromosome 7c, Coffea Arabica ET-39 HiFi, whole genome shotgun sequence DNA contains the following:
- the LOC113698202 gene encoding protein ROOT PRIMORDIUM DEFECTIVE 1-like: MATATIKRLTATLKPTITSATIIRRKTTSAEYVASRARDPTFEKLMDKYRNLLKVISIQDLILATATPASESNNPPSVPLGFLNRLSQKLHLNRGATAFLRKYPHIFHIFNHPTKFEPFCTLQLAALEIFDHESQAINASIPLVVDRLVRLLSISLTKTLPLRAIFKVWKELGLPDDFESSVIAKNPNLFALDDGNEPNTHVLKLVSEVDKSSLIASVEDWRLTECCREDCDVDRTVIRYSFKHNYPPGMRLRKSFKAKVKEWQSLPYIGPYEEMPIEGTRRSKFGMKKMEKRAAGIVHEFLSLTVEKMVEVEKISQFRKWFGIDLNIRDLFLDHPGMFYLSTKGKRHTVFLREAYERGCLIQPNPVYEARRNLLNLVNVGRRGMLRRNAKLKNVGQSEGDGLEEVENYEDEELEEAESNEED, from the coding sequence ATGGCCACCGCAACTATCAAAAGACTCACTGCCACCCTCAAACCAACCATTACCTCTGCCACTATCATCCGCCGCAAAACCACCTCAGCAGAATATGTAGCCTCCAGAGCTCGAGACCCGACTTTCGAAAAGCTCATGGACAAGTACAGAAACCTCCTCAAAGTCATCTCCATCCAAGACCTCATCCTCGCCACCGCCACTCCCGCTTCAGAATCAAACAACCCTCCCTCCGTTCCCCTCGGCTTTCTCAACCGCCTGTCCCAGAAACTCCATCTCAACCGCGGCGCCACCGCCTTCCTACGCAAATACCCGCACATTTTCCACATTTTCAACCACCCCACCAAATTTGAACCCTTTTGCACCCTCCAGTTGGCTGCCCTGGAAATCTTTGATCATGAATCACAAGCGATCAATGCTTCAATCCCACTTGTGGTTGACAGATTGGTGCGACTTCTGTCGATTTCTCTCACCAAGACACTACCTTTGAGGGCCATTTTCAAAGTATGGAAAGAGCTTGGACTGCCTGACGACTTTGAGAGCTCGGTAATTGCGAAAAACCCGAATCTGTTTGCTCTTGATGATGGCAATGAACCTAATACTCATGTTTTAAAGCTAGTTAGCGAGGTAGATAAGAGTAGTTTAATTGCTTCTGTTGAGGATTGGAGATTAACGGAGTGTTGCAGAGAGGATTGTGATGTGGATAGAACCGTGATTCGGTATAGTTTTAAGCATAACTATCCTCCAGGGATGAGGTTGAGGAAGAGTTTTAAGGCTAAGGTTAAGGAGTGGCAGAGTTTGCCTTATATTGGCCCGTATGAGGAGATGCCGATTGAGGGGACGAGGAGGAGTAAATTTGGGATGAAGAAAATGGAGAAGCGGGCTGCTGGGATTGTTCATGAGTTTTTGAGTTTGACTGTGGAGAAGATGGTGGAGGTTGAGAAGATTAGTCAGTTTAGGAAGTGGTTTGGGATTGATTTGAATATCCGGGATTTGTTTTTGGATCATCCAGGGATGTTTTATTTGTCGACGAAAGGGAAGAGGCACACGGTGTTTCTACGAGAGGCTTATGAAAGAGGATGCTTGATACAGCCGAACCCTGTTTATGAGGCAAGGAGGAACCTTCTTAATCTTGTTAACGTGGGACGCCGTGGAATGTTAAGAAGGAATGCTAAGTTGAAGAATGTGGGTCAGAGTGAAGGGGATGGATTGGAAGAGGTGGAGAATTATGAAGATGAGGAACTAGAAGAGGCAGAGAGTAATGAAGAGGATTAG
- the LOC113700041 gene encoding nibrin homolog isoform X3, producing the protein MVWGLFPVDPLPGEDRYYFFSKGTYKVGRKGCDIIINKDKGVSRIHAEIVIDEMVCFDNPQRQSSDISSKVRIRDCSKYGTFVKKNLGSKEKVHEFPEKETMLKDGDLVSFGTGNATYRFGYVPFIILYCCSKDLQVREPLRQKILSIGAFVAQEWSLKCTHVLIDDLVPLKEELIDAIVAKKPFISFDWIEFIAGKNICTEIPSYLSYSPTLLLEEASVRVADPQSRENCLNGYTFLLESRNKYRHKDKLQPLLEVGGAKVASLEGFCIDSQVLEEEGIRHVVRVIPTGATSSSNGSQSIRSLPSVNEMDLISVVLSGHLDPFIIVSPPVLVTSSCSTDETVVAESDEEVETATAVHTSTAVYSVESSEHDSKEMTDLHMIESTQHDSGEETAINVIESTETDRKGNITLASVNAIEHEIKEEIPCNNVSIKWSEGASFTGLRNRDGRTGSRLEKVEESECGNVDVIYSQDLIRETPSGNSFSSLIPFSKDPYKESDYGNEEVAEYLKEEKKRKQMEALAEDLFKYEVGRRRNAAGSRTGLFAYT; encoded by the exons ATGGTGTGGGGTCTCTTTCCCGTCGACCCTCTCCCAG GTGAAGATAGATACTACTTTTTCAGCAAAGGAACTTACAAAGTTGGTCGCAAAG GATGTGATATAATCATAAACAAAGACAAAGGTGTCTCGAGGATACATGCGGAGATTGTGATAGATGAAATGGTTTGCTTCGATAATCCACAGAGACAATCTTCAGATATATCCTCGAAAGTTCGGATAAGGGACTGCTCTAAGTATGGAACATTTGTCAAGAAGAATCTGGGGTCAAAGGAGAAGGTTCACGAGTTTCCAGAAAAAGAGACAATGCTCAAGGATGGGGACCTGGTTTCTTTTGGAACTGGAAATGCAACCTATAG ATTTGGTTATGTTCCCTTCATAATTTTGTATTGCTGTTCAAAGGATTTGCAAGTCAGGGAACCACTTCGACAGAAGATATTGTCAATAG GTGCTTTTGTTGCTCAAGAGTGGAGTTTAAAGTGCACACATGTGCTGATTGATGATTTGGTTCCTTTGAAGGAAGAGTTAATTGATGCTATTGTGGCTAAAAAACCTTTCATCTCCTTTGACTGGATTGAG TTTATTGCAGGGAAAAACATATGCACGGAAATTCCAAGCTATTTGTC TTATTCTCCGACACTTTTGCTGGAAGAGGCATCTGTCAGAGTTGCAGACCCTCAATCTCGAGAAAATTGTTTGAATGGATATACCTTTTTGTTGGAGTCAAGAAATAAG TATAGACACAAGGACAAGTTGCAACCACTACTGGAAGTGGGTGGTGCAAAAGTTGCTTCCCTGGAAGGTTTCTGCATTGATAGCCAA GTATTGGAGGAAGAAGGAATTAGACATGTGGTAAGGGTAATTCCTACTGGAGCAACCAGCAGTTCAAACGGCTCTCAGAGCATTAGGTCACTGCCTAGTGTAAATGAGATGGATTTGATTTCAGTCGTCTTATCCGGACATCTGGATCCTTTTATCATTGTATCACCTCCTG TGCTTGTCACTTCTTCATGCTCCACAGATGAGACAGTGGTGGCAGAATCTGATGAAGAAGTGGAAACTGCCACAGCCGTTCACACCTCTACTGCTGTCTATTCAGTAGAATCCTCTGAGCATGACAGCAAAGAGATGACAGATCTACATATGATAGAATCCACTCAGCATGATAGCGGAGAAGAAACTGCAATCAATGTAATAGAATCTACTGAAACTGATAGGAAGGGAAATATTACTCTGGCTAGTGTAAATGCCATTGAACATGAGATCAAAGAGGAGATACCATGCAATAATGTGTCCATTAAATGGTCTGAAGGTGCTTCTTTCACTGGCTTGAGGAACAGAGATGGTAGAACAGGATCGAGATTAGAAAAAGTTGAAGAGTCAGAATGTGGGAACGTGGATGTTATATACAGCCAAGATCTTATC AGGGAGACTCCGTCTGGAAATAGTTTCAGCAGTCTCATTCCATTCTCAAAGGATCCTTACAA AGAATCGGACTATGGAAATGAGGAAGTAGCTGAATATctgaaagaagagaaaaagagaaaacaaatggAAGCCTTAGCAGAGGACTTATTTAAATATGAGGTG GGGAGAAGACGGAATGCAGCTGGCTCTCGCACTGGACTTTTTGCTTATACTTGA
- the LOC113700041 gene encoding nibrin homolog isoform X1, translated as MVWGLFPVDPLPGEDRYYFFSKGTYKVGRKGCDIIINKDKGVSRIHAEIVIDEMVCFDNPQRQSSDISSKVRIRDCSKYGTFVKKNLGSKEKVHEFPEKETMLKDGDLVSFGTGNATYRFGYVPFIILYCCSKDLQVREPLRQKILSIGAFVAQEWSLKCTHVLIDDLVPLKEELIDAIVAKKPFISFDWIEFIAGKNICTEIPSYLSYSPTLLLEEASVRVADPQSRENCLNGYTFLLESRNKYRHKDKLQPLLEVGGAKVASLEGFCIDSQVLEEEGIRHVVRVIPTGATSSSNGSQSIRSLPSVNEMDLISVVLSGHLDPFIIVSPPVLVTSSCSTDETVVAESDEEVETATAVHTSTAVYSVESSEHDSKEMTDLHMIESTQHDSGEETAINVIESTETDRKGNITLASVNAIEHEIKEEIPCNNVSIKWSEGASFTGLRNRDGRTGSRLEKVEESECGNVDVIYSQDLIVRDSLSASVHSSTNDAVINFKCFRKRETPSGNSFSSLIPFSKDPYKESDYGNEEVAEYLKEEKKRKQMEALAEDLFKYEVGRRRNAAGSRTGLFAYT; from the exons ATGGTGTGGGGTCTCTTTCCCGTCGACCCTCTCCCAG GTGAAGATAGATACTACTTTTTCAGCAAAGGAACTTACAAAGTTGGTCGCAAAG GATGTGATATAATCATAAACAAAGACAAAGGTGTCTCGAGGATACATGCGGAGATTGTGATAGATGAAATGGTTTGCTTCGATAATCCACAGAGACAATCTTCAGATATATCCTCGAAAGTTCGGATAAGGGACTGCTCTAAGTATGGAACATTTGTCAAGAAGAATCTGGGGTCAAAGGAGAAGGTTCACGAGTTTCCAGAAAAAGAGACAATGCTCAAGGATGGGGACCTGGTTTCTTTTGGAACTGGAAATGCAACCTATAG ATTTGGTTATGTTCCCTTCATAATTTTGTATTGCTGTTCAAAGGATTTGCAAGTCAGGGAACCACTTCGACAGAAGATATTGTCAATAG GTGCTTTTGTTGCTCAAGAGTGGAGTTTAAAGTGCACACATGTGCTGATTGATGATTTGGTTCCTTTGAAGGAAGAGTTAATTGATGCTATTGTGGCTAAAAAACCTTTCATCTCCTTTGACTGGATTGAG TTTATTGCAGGGAAAAACATATGCACGGAAATTCCAAGCTATTTGTC TTATTCTCCGACACTTTTGCTGGAAGAGGCATCTGTCAGAGTTGCAGACCCTCAATCTCGAGAAAATTGTTTGAATGGATATACCTTTTTGTTGGAGTCAAGAAATAAG TATAGACACAAGGACAAGTTGCAACCACTACTGGAAGTGGGTGGTGCAAAAGTTGCTTCCCTGGAAGGTTTCTGCATTGATAGCCAA GTATTGGAGGAAGAAGGAATTAGACATGTGGTAAGGGTAATTCCTACTGGAGCAACCAGCAGTTCAAACGGCTCTCAGAGCATTAGGTCACTGCCTAGTGTAAATGAGATGGATTTGATTTCAGTCGTCTTATCCGGACATCTGGATCCTTTTATCATTGTATCACCTCCTG TGCTTGTCACTTCTTCATGCTCCACAGATGAGACAGTGGTGGCAGAATCTGATGAAGAAGTGGAAACTGCCACAGCCGTTCACACCTCTACTGCTGTCTATTCAGTAGAATCCTCTGAGCATGACAGCAAAGAGATGACAGATCTACATATGATAGAATCCACTCAGCATGATAGCGGAGAAGAAACTGCAATCAATGTAATAGAATCTACTGAAACTGATAGGAAGGGAAATATTACTCTGGCTAGTGTAAATGCCATTGAACATGAGATCAAAGAGGAGATACCATGCAATAATGTGTCCATTAAATGGTCTGAAGGTGCTTCTTTCACTGGCTTGAGGAACAGAGATGGTAGAACAGGATCGAGATTAGAAAAAGTTGAAGAGTCAGAATGTGGGAACGTGGATGTTATATACAGCCAAGATCTTATCGTAAGAGATTCTCTATCAGCATCAGTTCATTCTTCTACAAATGATGCTGTCATAAATTTTAAATGTTTCCGAAAG AGGGAGACTCCGTCTGGAAATAGTTTCAGCAGTCTCATTCCATTCTCAAAGGATCCTTACAA AGAATCGGACTATGGAAATGAGGAAGTAGCTGAATATctgaaagaagagaaaaagagaaaacaaatggAAGCCTTAGCAGAGGACTTATTTAAATATGAGGTG GGGAGAAGACGGAATGCAGCTGGCTCTCGCACTGGACTTTTTGCTTATACTTGA
- the LOC113700041 gene encoding nibrin homolog isoform X2 yields the protein MVWGLFPVDPLPGEDRYYFFSKGTYKVGRKGCDIIINKDKGVSRIHAEIVIDEMVCFDNPQRQSSDISSKVRIRDCSKYGTFVKKNLGSKEKVHEFPEKETMLKDGDLVSFGTGNATYRFGYVPFIILYCCSKDLQVREPLRQKILSIGAFVAQEWSLKCTHVLIDDLVPLKEELIDAIVAKKPFISFDWIEFIAGKNICTEIPSYLSYSPTLLLEEASVRVADPQSRENCLNGYTFLLESRNKYRHKDKLQPLLEVGGAKVASLEGFCIDSQVLEEEGIRHVVRVIPTGATSSSNGSQSIRSLPSVNEMDLISVVLSGHLDPFIIVSPPVLVTSSCSTDETVVAESDEEVETATAVHTSTAVYSVESSEHDSKEMTDLHMIESTQHDSGEETAINVIESTETDRKGNITLASVNAIEHEIKEEIPCNNVSIKWSEGASFTGLRNRDGRTGSRLEKVEESECGNVDVIYSQDLIVRDSLSASVHSSTNDAVINFKCFRKRETPSGNSFSSLIPFSKDPYKESDYGNEEVAEYLKEEKKRKQMEALAEDLFKYEGRRRNAAGSRTGLFAYT from the exons ATGGTGTGGGGTCTCTTTCCCGTCGACCCTCTCCCAG GTGAAGATAGATACTACTTTTTCAGCAAAGGAACTTACAAAGTTGGTCGCAAAG GATGTGATATAATCATAAACAAAGACAAAGGTGTCTCGAGGATACATGCGGAGATTGTGATAGATGAAATGGTTTGCTTCGATAATCCACAGAGACAATCTTCAGATATATCCTCGAAAGTTCGGATAAGGGACTGCTCTAAGTATGGAACATTTGTCAAGAAGAATCTGGGGTCAAAGGAGAAGGTTCACGAGTTTCCAGAAAAAGAGACAATGCTCAAGGATGGGGACCTGGTTTCTTTTGGAACTGGAAATGCAACCTATAG ATTTGGTTATGTTCCCTTCATAATTTTGTATTGCTGTTCAAAGGATTTGCAAGTCAGGGAACCACTTCGACAGAAGATATTGTCAATAG GTGCTTTTGTTGCTCAAGAGTGGAGTTTAAAGTGCACACATGTGCTGATTGATGATTTGGTTCCTTTGAAGGAAGAGTTAATTGATGCTATTGTGGCTAAAAAACCTTTCATCTCCTTTGACTGGATTGAG TTTATTGCAGGGAAAAACATATGCACGGAAATTCCAAGCTATTTGTC TTATTCTCCGACACTTTTGCTGGAAGAGGCATCTGTCAGAGTTGCAGACCCTCAATCTCGAGAAAATTGTTTGAATGGATATACCTTTTTGTTGGAGTCAAGAAATAAG TATAGACACAAGGACAAGTTGCAACCACTACTGGAAGTGGGTGGTGCAAAAGTTGCTTCCCTGGAAGGTTTCTGCATTGATAGCCAA GTATTGGAGGAAGAAGGAATTAGACATGTGGTAAGGGTAATTCCTACTGGAGCAACCAGCAGTTCAAACGGCTCTCAGAGCATTAGGTCACTGCCTAGTGTAAATGAGATGGATTTGATTTCAGTCGTCTTATCCGGACATCTGGATCCTTTTATCATTGTATCACCTCCTG TGCTTGTCACTTCTTCATGCTCCACAGATGAGACAGTGGTGGCAGAATCTGATGAAGAAGTGGAAACTGCCACAGCCGTTCACACCTCTACTGCTGTCTATTCAGTAGAATCCTCTGAGCATGACAGCAAAGAGATGACAGATCTACATATGATAGAATCCACTCAGCATGATAGCGGAGAAGAAACTGCAATCAATGTAATAGAATCTACTGAAACTGATAGGAAGGGAAATATTACTCTGGCTAGTGTAAATGCCATTGAACATGAGATCAAAGAGGAGATACCATGCAATAATGTGTCCATTAAATGGTCTGAAGGTGCTTCTTTCACTGGCTTGAGGAACAGAGATGGTAGAACAGGATCGAGATTAGAAAAAGTTGAAGAGTCAGAATGTGGGAACGTGGATGTTATATACAGCCAAGATCTTATCGTAAGAGATTCTCTATCAGCATCAGTTCATTCTTCTACAAATGATGCTGTCATAAATTTTAAATGTTTCCGAAAG AGGGAGACTCCGTCTGGAAATAGTTTCAGCAGTCTCATTCCATTCTCAAAGGATCCTTACAA AGAATCGGACTATGGAAATGAGGAAGTAGCTGAATATctgaaagaagagaaaaagagaaaacaaatggAAGCCTTAGCAGAGGACTTATTTAAATATGAG GGGAGAAGACGGAATGCAGCTGGCTCTCGCACTGGACTTTTTGCTTATACTTGA
- the LOC113699487 gene encoding uncharacterized protein, producing the protein MFNSIKWDTIWKQKGPRRWQFILWFIKHNKLLTSAEKARRHLQEDASCNICGACTETALHAVRDCVWIKKIWKELVVSPKWEQFFEMPLEEWVDWNLKDGRAGKLQTISWVVLFKLVVYFAWSGRNEFCIKGDDKKTPGARGLLRDILGRWQGYQRVILELDSVTSISLVRGNVQDSTHHNLIAQVKQALRRDGESKISRTWREGNVCADYLAKKSINMDLVFQRLRNPPDELIEG; encoded by the exons ATGTTTAACTCAATCAAATGGGACACCATATGGAAGCAAAAAGGTCCGAGAAGATGGCAATTCATCCTTTGGTTTATCAAGCATAATAAGCTGCTTACAAGTGCTGAAAAGGCTAGAAGACATCTTCAAGAGGATGCTTCCTGCAATATTTGTGGGGCTTGCACAGAAACAGCTCTTCACGCTGTTCGGGATTGTGTCTGGATCAAGAAAATATGGAAGGAGCTAGTTGTCTCACCCAAATGGGAGCAATTCTTTGAAATGCCACTTGAGGAATGGGTTGACTGGAATCTAAAGGATGGAAGAGCGGGAAAGCTTCAGACCATCAGTTGGGTAGTTCTTTTTAAATTAGTGGTCTATTTTGCTTGGAGTGGGAGGAATGAGTTCTGCATCAAAGGTGATGACAAGAAAACTCCAG GTGCTAGAGGGCTTCTACGAGATATTCTAGGAAGATGGCAAG GATATCAACGAGTCATCTTAGAATTGGATTCAGTGACCAGTATATCCCTTGTTCGAGGGAACGTACAGGACAGCACCCACCATAACCTCATTGCCCAAGTCAAGCAGGCTCTTCGCAGAGACGGGGAGTCTAAAATATCCCGTACATGGAGGGAAGGGAACGTTTGTGCAGATTATCTGGCAAAGAAGAGCATCAACATGGATTTGGTCTTCCAGAGACTACGGAACCCACCAGATGAGCTGATTGAGGGGTGA
- the LOC113700041 gene encoding nibrin homolog isoform X4 — MVWGLFPVDPLPGEDRYYFFSKGTYKVGRKGCDIIINKDKGVSRIHAEIVIDEMVCFDNPQRQSSDISSKVRIRDCSKYGTFVKKNLGSKEKVHEFPEKETMLKDGDLVSFGTGNATYRFGYVPFIILYCCSKDLQVREPLRQKILSIGAFVAQEWSLKCTHVLIDDLVPLKEELIDAIVAKKPFISFDWIEYRHKDKLQPLLEVGGAKVASLEGFCIDSQVLEEEGIRHVVRVIPTGATSSSNGSQSIRSLPSVNEMDLISVVLSGHLDPFIIVSPPVLVTSSCSTDETVVAESDEEVETATAVHTSTAVYSVESSEHDSKEMTDLHMIESTQHDSGEETAINVIESTETDRKGNITLASVNAIEHEIKEEIPCNNVSIKWSEGASFTGLRNRDGRTGSRLEKVEESECGNVDVIYSQDLIVRDSLSASVHSSTNDAVINFKCFRKRETPSGNSFSSLIPFSKDPYKESDYGNEEVAEYLKEEKKRKQMEALAEDLFKYEVGRRRNAAGSRTGLFAYT; from the exons ATGGTGTGGGGTCTCTTTCCCGTCGACCCTCTCCCAG GTGAAGATAGATACTACTTTTTCAGCAAAGGAACTTACAAAGTTGGTCGCAAAG GATGTGATATAATCATAAACAAAGACAAAGGTGTCTCGAGGATACATGCGGAGATTGTGATAGATGAAATGGTTTGCTTCGATAATCCACAGAGACAATCTTCAGATATATCCTCGAAAGTTCGGATAAGGGACTGCTCTAAGTATGGAACATTTGTCAAGAAGAATCTGGGGTCAAAGGAGAAGGTTCACGAGTTTCCAGAAAAAGAGACAATGCTCAAGGATGGGGACCTGGTTTCTTTTGGAACTGGAAATGCAACCTATAG ATTTGGTTATGTTCCCTTCATAATTTTGTATTGCTGTTCAAAGGATTTGCAAGTCAGGGAACCACTTCGACAGAAGATATTGTCAATAG GTGCTTTTGTTGCTCAAGAGTGGAGTTTAAAGTGCACACATGTGCTGATTGATGATTTGGTTCCTTTGAAGGAAGAGTTAATTGATGCTATTGTGGCTAAAAAACCTTTCATCTCCTTTGACTGGATTGAG TATAGACACAAGGACAAGTTGCAACCACTACTGGAAGTGGGTGGTGCAAAAGTTGCTTCCCTGGAAGGTTTCTGCATTGATAGCCAA GTATTGGAGGAAGAAGGAATTAGACATGTGGTAAGGGTAATTCCTACTGGAGCAACCAGCAGTTCAAACGGCTCTCAGAGCATTAGGTCACTGCCTAGTGTAAATGAGATGGATTTGATTTCAGTCGTCTTATCCGGACATCTGGATCCTTTTATCATTGTATCACCTCCTG TGCTTGTCACTTCTTCATGCTCCACAGATGAGACAGTGGTGGCAGAATCTGATGAAGAAGTGGAAACTGCCACAGCCGTTCACACCTCTACTGCTGTCTATTCAGTAGAATCCTCTGAGCATGACAGCAAAGAGATGACAGATCTACATATGATAGAATCCACTCAGCATGATAGCGGAGAAGAAACTGCAATCAATGTAATAGAATCTACTGAAACTGATAGGAAGGGAAATATTACTCTGGCTAGTGTAAATGCCATTGAACATGAGATCAAAGAGGAGATACCATGCAATAATGTGTCCATTAAATGGTCTGAAGGTGCTTCTTTCACTGGCTTGAGGAACAGAGATGGTAGAACAGGATCGAGATTAGAAAAAGTTGAAGAGTCAGAATGTGGGAACGTGGATGTTATATACAGCCAAGATCTTATCGTAAGAGATTCTCTATCAGCATCAGTTCATTCTTCTACAAATGATGCTGTCATAAATTTTAAATGTTTCCGAAAG AGGGAGACTCCGTCTGGAAATAGTTTCAGCAGTCTCATTCCATTCTCAAAGGATCCTTACAA AGAATCGGACTATGGAAATGAGGAAGTAGCTGAATATctgaaagaagagaaaaagagaaaacaaatggAAGCCTTAGCAGAGGACTTATTTAAATATGAGGTG GGGAGAAGACGGAATGCAGCTGGCTCTCGCACTGGACTTTTTGCTTATACTTGA
- the LOC113697832 gene encoding uncharacterized protein, which translates to MEGSSSLWGYGSVSGSKTKEMIEQAKEELQILEAQQPDNFNYLKDELKSFISRLESQSLPLPSGHDNYKNSTGYSNISSASTRESSACKKRKKEDSLEDENIEGPKRKSQRVAGDGCSERRNRIDLAIERARECLEKIQRFKTSFC; encoded by the exons ATGGAAGGTTCATCATCGTTATGGGGATACGGCTCAGTATCAGGGTCGAAGACGAAGGAAATGATAGAACAAGCGAAGGAGGAGTTGCAAATTTTGGAAGCTCAACAACCAGATAATTTTAACTACTTGAAGGATGAACTTAAATCCTTCATCTCCCGCTTGGAGTCACAAAGCTTGCCTCTTCCTTCCGGTCATGACAACTACAAGAACTCAACTGGTTACTCAAATATTTCCTCCGCCTCAACTCGGG AGTCATCAGCTtgcaagaagaggaagaaagaagattCTCTGGAGGATGAGAATATTGAAGGACCAAAACGGAAATCTCAAAGGGTTGCTGGGGATGGCTGCAGCGAAAGAAGGAACAGGATTGATCTGGCCATTGAGAGGGCTCGAGAATGTCTTGAAAAAATTCAACGGTTCAAAACCAGCTTTTGTTGA